The genomic DNA TGCTCATGGAGTGTGTCTTGTCAAAATAAAGCGGTGATCAGGGAGTCACCTTACCTTAGGTTCAGTGGCATCCCCAAGAATAAATTGTACTTTTTGCGTCGTGTCTGTGGAAATGGCGAGAAGTTGAGCCGCTAAATGTGCAATCAATGATTACCAATTGTTTCAAGGAAATGAGATCTGTTATAAGGATGCGCAAAACAAAAAATAGACTTTGTAACAAATCGACAACAATTGTATAAAGCGATTGTTTATTGAAACTATTGTTTATAGAGCCATTGTTTATAGAAACAGTGCTTATTGAAAACGTGTTACCCAATTTGGGCTTTGTCTGAGGAATCAAGAGATGCTGCAACCCACCCACAGCTCACATGCGCGCAAAGCGCTGCTTTCAGAGCGAATCAATAAGCTGGCCAAGGCGCTCTCTGATGGCGTGTATGAGCGTGAAAATACCATCAAGCTCTGTTTATTGACCGCATTGGCTGGTGAAAGTGTGTTTTTGCTCGGCCCACCGGGGATCGCCAAAAGCCTCATCGCTAAGCGTTTGATTCAAGCATTTGATAACAGCAGTTATTTTGAATACCTGATGACCCGCTTTTCAACCCCCGAAGAGGTGTTTGGGCCGCTGAGTATTCAAGAATTGAAAGACAATGGTCGTTATGTGCGCCTCACCCAAGGTTATTTGCCTACCGCACAGGTCGTGTTCTTGGATGAAATCTGGAAGGCGGGACCTGCCATCCTCAACACCTTACTGACGGTTGTCAACGAGAAAACCTTCAAAAATGGCAGCGATATTGAGCGCGTACCGATGCGTCTCTTGGTGACGGCCTCCAATGAACTCCCAGATGAAGACAGCGGCCTCGAAGCACTCTATGACCGTATGTTGGTACGAATTTTTGTAAATCGAATTCAAAACAAACAAAATTTCAAATCCATGCTTACCGTTGGTACAGCGCAAGAAGCGCAAATTCCAGCAGGGCTGGCGATCACCGATGAAGAGTATCACCAATGGCAGCATCAACTGGATAAGCTTGAACTCAGTGATGACGTTTTCGAAAAGCTCTACCAGTTGAAAACCATGGTTGAAGAGCGCTCAAAAGAGAGTGCGGGTTCAGATTTAGAGATGTATGTGTCTGACCGCCGTTGGAAAAAAGCGGCCAAACTTTTGAAAGCCAGTGCATTTTTTAATGGCCGTGATGAGATTAACCCGTTAGATCTACTGCTGCTGCAAAACTGCTTGTGGAATACCCCAGAATCGCATGATGTGGTGCATGAGGTGATCCGCGAATTTGCGCTGCGTTACGCCTTTGACCAAGCAGAAGTGGAGCAACAGCTCGATGTATGTCGACTTGAACTTGCCCAAATTCAAGAAGAGTTAGAGTCTGAGTTTGCCATGGTGCTGTCACTGGAAACCACCAATGGCTTAATCAAAAAACAAGTTCATCATCAATATGACCTGTCTGATGCCAAAATTTACAAAGTGGGCATGACGCCTGATTTGATTAAACTGGTGTTATTGCAGAGCAATATGTCCGTTTCTGAAGGTGAGAAAGGCGATAGCCGTTGGATTTACGTACAAAAAAGTGAATTAGAGCGCGTGATTAAAGAAGGGCACGGCGAAGCCTATGGCTATGTGAACCAAAACACCAATCTATGTCGCTTACGCTTTGATCTCGATGCCAGTAACAATCTGGTGATTAAAGATATTGCCAACCGCTCCGTGCTTCTGGCGATGGTCACCAAACAAGGTTTAGATGAGTCGCTGTATCAGAATTGGCTGACGAAAGCGGATCAAGCCATGGCGCAGCTCACTCATGCGGAACACCATTTACGTAAAGTGCGCCTCAAATTTCACGATGCGCTGCCGCACAGTTTCATCGACCCTGAATTGCCGACGGCAATGCAAGCGACCTTGCATGAGCTGCAGCAGCAGTTGGATGCCACTCAAGTTGAATGCGAGCGTAACGTAATGCGCATCCGTAACCTCAACCAATTTTTTGAATAGGGGTCAGTATGTTAGGGGCGGATGCGTTAAATCTGGTTGTTGCCATAGCAGAATCTGGCTTGATTGATACCGCCGTCAATGACTTGGTTGCGCGCTCCCAAGTGATGATGATGGCGGAAAACCGTGGTGTGGGCACGTCAGTGAAAAATCATCTGATCAAGTGGCGCGCCAGCGTTCGTCGTCGAATGACAAAAGTGTGTGAAACCGAACGTTTCCAACGTGAGTTAGCCCTCTACCAAGAAGTGATTCACTGGGATGAAGAGACGTTTTTTACGCAAGTTCCAGACGTGGTGAAGAAACTGGAATGGGACTCCGCATTCTATTTAGAAGCGCGCCGCTTGCTCGAAAAAGAGAAGCTGCATCATAACCCCATGTTCCCTCATTTCTTTTGTGATCAGTGGTATAAATCACTGTCTGATGCGATTCGCCAAGCGCAGGTGATCGAACTTAAAGCCAACAAAGAGCGTATGTTGGCTGATCTCTATCAGCGTATGGAAACCATGCGCAATATGGATAAGGTCACTGAAGCGGGGGATGAAGCGATCGTCGGCCGACTTTGGGATATGGCGGCGGCGAAATTGAGCCGCAATGACCTCACGGTCATGAAGCGTTACGCTGAGTTTCTCAAAAAACACAAAGGCATGCAGGACATCGCCGAGCAGCTCGGGCGAATGGCTGGACAGGTTGACGATCCAGACCTAAATCGTGCGCCCGCTGAAGAGATGCAAATGGTCGAAGAGCGTTCAGATGAAGCGACCGATGACATTGTGGGTATCCACGAAAGTGACGATTTGAATAAGCTACTGCCCAACGAAACCATGTTTTTAGCTTATCCAGAGCTGGAAGTGGTGTTTTATAAGCACTTGGTCGATAAACGGTTAATGAACTATCGAATGCAGGGGAAATCACGCACTCTGCGTAAGGTGCGTGCCCATCGTCCTGACAACAAACAGGTTGATATCGAAAAAGGGCCGTTCATTCTCTGTATTGATGCCTCAGGATCCATGAGTGGTTTTCCCGAGCAGTGTGCCAAAGCCATGGCTTACGCGCTGATGCAAATTGCGTTGGCAGAAGATCGTGATTGTTATGTGATGCTGTTTTCTTCCGAATTCATCACCTACGAATTGACTCGCCAAGATGGGCTGCGCGAAGCGAGTGATTTCTTAAGTTATTCGTTTCATGGCGGTACAGATTTTGAGCCCGTGATCCTCAAATCGATTGAACTCATGAGCAGTGATAAGTATCGCAATGGCGATTTGGTTGTGATGTCGGATTTCATTGCACCCAAACAAAGTGACGAACTGCTGGCGCAAGTGGCGGAACTTAAAACGCGCAAAAACCGTTTTCATGCCATCAGCTTATCAAAATACGGCAACCCGCAGTTGATGAGTATGTTTGATCACTGCTGGAGCTATCATCCGAGCTTGGTTGGGCGGCTAATGAAGAAGTGGTAACTTGAATGCTTCATACCCAACGACGGGAAGTGGCAGGTCGTCAACGCCACTGCAGCTTCAAGTCAGAAGGGGATAGGTTGGTTTGCTTGCGACGGTCAGTTGAGCAGATTGCGCTAAATCTCAGCAAACGATCCGGCATTTCCTTTTTTTGTTTGACTCAGGTCGCATAATCCGTAAAGTACGCAGCGCAAGCAACGAAGCAAATCCTTCGTTTGACTTCAGAGGCGCGTTGGCAGAGTGGCCATGCAGCGGATTGCAAATCCGTGAACCTCGGTTCGACTCCGGGACGCGCCTCCATTTCTTTTGAAGTCATCGCTTAAGCCAGCCAAGTGCTGGTTTTTTTGTGTCTGCGTTTCTTCAATCGAGTCCCCACTCTATATTCCATTTATATCTCATCGCTCCCTACTGAGTATTTCCGGTTTACTTATCACGCTTTATGCATTTGGTTGTGGTTTAACCAGTCGTTTTTGCTATTCTTATGACGTTTTTTTATACAAACAGTCTGTGGTTTTGGTTTTTATACATTTTTATTGCATAAAAATACGTTCGTAGTAGTATGAACGCCAGATGATAATTAATGCAGTATGTCAGCATGAGTATTCGAGTTAACGGAATTAACAAGTCTTATGGCACCACTCAGGTGCTGCACGACATCCACTTTGAATGTGCGAGTGGTGAAACTTTAGTGCTACTTGGGCCAAGCGGTGCGGGTAAAAGCTCACTGCTGCGTGTGCTCAATCTTCTTGAAACGGCCGATAATGGCCAACTGCATATCGCCAATCAATCGTTTGATTTCTCAACGCATCCGACCGAGCAGCAAGGCTTAGCGCTACGTCGCAAAGTGGGCATGGTGTTTCAGCAATACCATCTATGGCCGCATATGACTGTGCTGGAAAATCTGGTGGAAGCCCCCGTGAAAGTCGCAGGTATGGTGAAATCGCAAGCCAAACAGCAAGCCATCGAGATCCTGAAAACGTTGCAACTGGCAGATAAAGCCGATGCGTGGCCGCTACAACTCTCGGGTGGCCAGCAGCAGCGAGTGGCGATTGCGCGTGCACTGATGATGAAGCCGGATGTACTGCTGTTTGATGAGCCGACAGCGGCTCTGGACCCTGAGATCACCAATCAAGTTGTGAAAATTATCAAAGAGTTAAGTGGCACAGGGATCACGCAAGTGGTGGTGACTCATGAAGTCGACTTTGCCAAGAAAATCGCCAGCCATGTGCTCTACCTCGAAAAAGGGCGCATTGTTGAACACGGCACGCACGCCTCCTTTACTCATCCGCAGACTCAGCAGTTTGCCGATTATTTAAAACATTAAGAAGTTACTGATATTAGCCCACAGATTCTGGCCAGTGATGCGCCAGATTTCGCAGAACACATGGAGTATTGCAATGAAAAAGATCCTACTCGCGTCTTTGATTGGTTTGGTTTCTGCTAGCGCAGCTGCGCAACAAGAGATCAAGTTTGTGATGGAAGCGACTTACGCGCCGTTCGAATACATGGATGAGAACAACCAAATCCAAGGTTTTGATGTGGATTTAGCGAATGCGCTGTGTAAGCAACTTGAAGCGAAATGTAGCTTCCACAACCAAGCATTTGACAGCTTGATCCCAGCACTGAAATTCAAACGTTATGATGCAGCCATTTCGGCAATGGACATCACCGAAGCGCGTTTAGAGCAGGTGAATTTCTCCAATCCGTACTACGACAACTCAGCCGCCTTCGTTTCTCTGGCGGGCAAAGTGGCGGATCAAGCCGCGCTGAAAGGCAAACGTGTTGGTGTGCAAAATGGCTCGACTCACCAAAGTTTCCTACTTGAGCAACTGTCGGACGTGGTCGCGGTGCCATACTCAAGCTACCAAGATGCGTTCATCGATATGAAAAATGGCCGTATTGATTCGGTATTCGGTGACACGGCCGTTGTCGCGGAGTGGTTTAAGGGGGATAACAACCTCGCTTACGTTGGTGAGCGTGTCACGAATGCACAGTACTTCGGTAATGGCTTTGGCATCGCCGTCAATAAAGATAACCAAGCGCTGCTTGATCAACTGAACGCCGCGTTGGAAGCCGTGAAAGAAAATGGCGAATACGCCGCGATCTTCAATAAGTACTTCGGAAACTAAGATGGTGCTAACGGGCTACTCTTTATCACTGGTACAAGCAAGCTGGATGACGCTGCAAATTGCGTTGGCTAGCTTGCTGGTCGGTTTACTGCTGGCACTGGTGTTTGCTGGCGGTGAAATGGCAAAACTGAAATTGATCAAATGGCCAACCACCTTGTTGGTTACCGTGATCCGTGGTTTGCCTGAGCTTTTGGTGGTGCTGTTTATCTACTTTGGCTCGACCCAAGTGTTGTTTTTCATCACTGGTGAATTTATTGAGATCAGCCCGTTTATCTCTGGTGTGATTGCGCTCTCGCTGATTTTTGCTTCGTACGCTGCGCAGACGTTGCGCGGCGCACTCAAAGCCGTGGGCAGAGGTCAGCGTGAAGCGGCCAGCGCATTAGGGATTCCTCCTAGCCATGCATTTATTCGTATTGTGCTGCCGCAGGCGGTACGCCACGCGTTGCCCGGTTTAATGAACCAATGGTTGGTTCTACTAAAAGATACGGCATTAGTTTCTTTGATTGGGGTGACGGATCTACTGAAACAAGCGCAGCTCACTTCCGCGGCCACCCATGAAGCCTTTACTTGGTATGCAACGGCGGCGGCGGTGTATCTGGTGATCACATTGATCACGCAGCGCGCCGTAAAAGTCATAGATAACAAGTTTTCGATACAAGGCATGAGCCATAGCCAAGGAGCCAGCGCATGAAAGAGCAACACCTATGGCAACTGCTTGAAGGCTTAGGCACCAGTTTGCAACTGACGGCGGCTTCGCTGCTGGTGGGCTGTATATTGTCACTCTTGATGACCGTAAGCTTAGTGATGCGCACACCCGTCGTGCATTGGTTTAGCCGTGCGGTGATCACCTTGTTTACCGGCACTCCGCTGCTGGTGCAAATTTTCTTGGTGTATTACGGCCCAGGGCAGTTTGAATGGATCCGCGAAAGCGTACTTTGGGTATGGCTCAGCCAACCTTGGTTTTGCGCTATGCTGGCTTTGGCGCTCAACACGGCGGCGTACAGCACGCAACTGTTTAAAGGCGCATTTAACGCCATTCCTAGCGGACAGTGGCAAGCGTGCCGCGCGTTAGGCATGAATAAAATTGCTACGCTACGGGTGTTGCTGCCTTATGCATTACGCAGAGCTGTGCCAGCCTATTCCAACGAAGTGATTCTTGTCTTTAAAGGGACTTCGCTGGCCAGCACGATCACCATTATGGATTTGATGGGCTACGCGCAGCGCATCAACGCCCAAACCTACGATACGTTGACAGTCTTTGGGATTGCTGGGGCATTTTACCTTGCAGTGAACGGCATTCTGACCCTGATCTTCTGCCAAATCGAGAAAAAAGCGTTAGCGTTTGAGGCGTATTGATTTTTAGTGTTGAATGGTTTTTGTGCGTTGTGCACGCCATTTGTACGCGATGGCGTGCTTTTTAATCACTTGATTAAATTGCTGAAATTTTTTATTGACCAGAAATCTCAATCCGTTAAAGTACGCCTCGTTCTCACGGCAAAGCTCGTTAGAACAGATGGTGTCTTCCATCGCAGTATGCGTTGCCCTGGTGGTGAAATCGGTAGACACAAGGGATTTAAAATCCCTCGACTTTCGAGTCGTGCCGGTTCAAGTCCGGCCCGGGGCACCATCATCCTCAAGACACATCACTTAGGCGCGTTGGCAGAGTGGCCATGCAGCGGATTGCAAATCCGTGAACCTCGGTTCGACTCCGGGACGCGCCTCCATTATTTCCTCTCTTGTTGATACAAAACTCTTTCTAGCGTTCATCAAAAAAATCTTTATTGCGTATGTATTTACTCATCAAGTGATAAGAGAACGGCCGAATTAACCAACTGATGATCGAACGCCCTAAACGCTCCCATGTCGGTGTGTTTTCGTAAATTCTGCCGTTGTACAGCCAGAGTAATTTTCCAGCATGCCAGTACAGGAATGGCACGGGTGGCATGAAGGTTACGATGTCCAGATCGCAGCAGATGCGATAGGTTTTATGAGCCAGCCCATAGTATTTCGGAAAGCGCCAATCCCCGATCGCAGGTTGACCAAAAGTGACGACTCGCTTGATCGTGCGTGGATATTTTCGCTCAAAATAGTCCGCAAACACGCAGCCAATCGCGCCGCCGGAAGAGTGTCCGGTGATCGCAATGCGTTTGCCTTGTTCAATCAGCGGCAGTAGGGTTTGTTCCAGTTTTTCAATCACCGTCATGCCAAGCGTATCTTGGTTTCGGCTCGGTTGGCTCTCTTGATGCAGTAAGTGATAAAAGCCGGCATGAATGCGGTATTGCAGCCCTAAATGGCGGCAACTGCGTGTCCAAACCGCGAAGTTGAGTAGCCAGTCGGTGAGGCTGTGTGAGCCTTTAATGACAACAACCACTTCAT from Vibrio tarriae includes the following:
- a CDS encoding arginine ABC transporter substrate-binding protein, which gives rise to MKKILLASLIGLVSASAAAQQEIKFVMEATYAPFEYMDENNQIQGFDVDLANALCKQLEAKCSFHNQAFDSLIPALKFKRYDAAISAMDITEARLEQVNFSNPYYDNSAAFVSLAGKVADQAALKGKRVGVQNGSTHQSFLLEQLSDVVAVPYSSYQDAFIDMKNGRIDSVFGDTAVVAEWFKGDNNLAYVGERVTNAQYFGNGFGIAVNKDNQALLDQLNAALEAVKENGEYAAIFNKYFGN
- the viaA gene encoding ATPase RavA stimulator ViaA, coding for MLGADALNLVVAIAESGLIDTAVNDLVARSQVMMMAENRGVGTSVKNHLIKWRASVRRRMTKVCETERFQRELALYQEVIHWDEETFFTQVPDVVKKLEWDSAFYLEARRLLEKEKLHHNPMFPHFFCDQWYKSLSDAIRQAQVIELKANKERMLADLYQRMETMRNMDKVTEAGDEAIVGRLWDMAAAKLSRNDLTVMKRYAEFLKKHKGMQDIAEQLGRMAGQVDDPDLNRAPAEEMQMVEERSDEATDDIVGIHESDDLNKLLPNETMFLAYPELEVVFYKHLVDKRLMNYRMQGKSRTLRKVRAHRPDNKQVDIEKGPFILCIDASGSMSGFPEQCAKAMAYALMQIALAEDRDCYVMLFSSEFITYELTRQDGLREASDFLSYSFHGGTDFEPVILKSIELMSSDKYRNGDLVVMSDFIAPKQSDELLAQVAELKTRKNRFHAISLSKYGNPQLMSMFDHCWSYHPSLVGRLMKKW
- the artP gene encoding arginine ABC transporter ATP-binding protein ArtP, giving the protein MSIRVNGINKSYGTTQVLHDIHFECASGETLVLLGPSGAGKSSLLRVLNLLETADNGQLHIANQSFDFSTHPTEQQGLALRRKVGMVFQQYHLWPHMTVLENLVEAPVKVAGMVKSQAKQQAIEILKTLQLADKADAWPLQLSGGQQQRVAIARALMMKPDVLLFDEPTAALDPEITNQVVKIIKELSGTGITQVVVTHEVDFAKKIASHVLYLEKGRIVEHGTHASFTHPQTQQFADYLKH
- a CDS encoding lipase family protein — encoded protein: MKPLKRYQYERYAVLCNLAYPRIFKQTRYGFDPNGQRVITNQFGKIMIRVLWSRASDEVVVVIKGSHSLTDWLLNFAVWTRSCRHLGLQYRIHAGFYHLLHQESQPSRNQDTLGMTVIEKLEQTLLPLIEQGKRIAITGHSSGGAIGCVFADYFERKYPRTIKRVVTFGQPAIGDWRFPKYYGLAHKTYRICCDLDIVTFMPPVPFLYWHAGKLLWLYNGRIYENTPTWERLGRSIISWLIRPFSYHLMSKYIRNKDFFDER
- a CDS encoding ATPase RavA domain-containing protein, translated to MLQPTHSSHARKALLSERINKLAKALSDGVYERENTIKLCLLTALAGESVFLLGPPGIAKSLIAKRLIQAFDNSSYFEYLMTRFSTPEEVFGPLSIQELKDNGRYVRLTQGYLPTAQVVFLDEIWKAGPAILNTLLTVVNEKTFKNGSDIERVPMRLLVTASNELPDEDSGLEALYDRMLVRIFVNRIQNKQNFKSMLTVGTAQEAQIPAGLAITDEEYHQWQHQLDKLELSDDVFEKLYQLKTMVEERSKESAGSDLEMYVSDRRWKKAAKLLKASAFFNGRDEINPLDLLLLQNCLWNTPESHDVVHEVIREFALRYAFDQAEVEQQLDVCRLELAQIQEELESEFAMVLSLETTNGLIKKQVHHQYDLSDAKIYKVGMTPDLIKLVLLQSNMSVSEGEKGDSRWIYVQKSELERVIKEGHGEAYGYVNQNTNLCRLRFDLDASNNLVIKDIANRSVLLAMVTKQGLDESLYQNWLTKADQAMAQLTHAEHHLRKVRLKFHDALPHSFIDPELPTAMQATLHELQQQLDATQVECERNVMRIRNLNQFFE
- the artQ gene encoding arginine ABC transporter permease ArtQ, with amino-acid sequence MVLTGYSLSLVQASWMTLQIALASLLVGLLLALVFAGGEMAKLKLIKWPTTLLVTVIRGLPELLVVLFIYFGSTQVLFFITGEFIEISPFISGVIALSLIFASYAAQTLRGALKAVGRGQREAASALGIPPSHAFIRIVLPQAVRHALPGLMNQWLVLLKDTALVSLIGVTDLLKQAQLTSAATHEAFTWYATAAAVYLVITLITQRAVKVIDNKFSIQGMSHSQGASA
- the artM gene encoding arginine ABC transporter permease ArtM, which encodes MKEQHLWQLLEGLGTSLQLTAASLLVGCILSLLMTVSLVMRTPVVHWFSRAVITLFTGTPLLVQIFLVYYGPGQFEWIRESVLWVWLSQPWFCAMLALALNTAAYSTQLFKGAFNAIPSGQWQACRALGMNKIATLRVLLPYALRRAVPAYSNEVILVFKGTSLASTITIMDLMGYAQRINAQTYDTLTVFGIAGAFYLAVNGILTLIFCQIEKKALAFEAY